The genome window atattattgttaCTAGCCTCTTCGCACGTGCTTCCACACTTacgagaggtttttttttaataaaatttttaaattttctttagaattaaaaaaagataatgggtaattgtgttccataaaaataggatccattatctgatttttcttttcatttaaattttttttaatatgaaaaagtgtgaatttactatattatcttcatttaattaataatttcaattcttaatgtttgtatAAACCAAATGCATTTTctgacattttgaatatttccccattctctgcattttgctatatatatatatattattacaCATTATTAACTAACTAGCATGCAAAATGTAGTAAGCATAAGGTATATGCTTTGACCTCCCctctagtttagactatcgtttgtacttcaaaaaaaaaatagatatatGCTTTAGCACCATGTTTctactcttcttcttttcttttcttttttcttttttataaatttcttGAAGTAGATAAAACTCCTTTCAGTTGATTGGATAATGCATGGCGTCAAATGAATCAAGAGACCATTTCTGAATGGGAAATGCGGCGTATGGCTTCAAACGAATAATTAGCAAGGCCTTTAAACCAAAGCCACTTCTCTTTCAACGAAGAGTAAAATTTGTATTTACTATGAACACAGAAATAAGATTTACATATAAACCAATTCTTACCATTTATGCACCAATACACAACACAATCATTCCGTCGTCCAGTAAGGTTTTAGACCCAAACCCTATAGTTCCACCCAAACCCTATAGTTCCACCATTACAACGGAAGCCCTTCTCCCTTCTCATATAATACACACAACCTATATGGAGTATAAAGAAATTCTTATGCTCAACTCATGCTAAGCTAAGATTGCATGAGTGAATCATATCAAACCCTGCTACTTGGGTACCTGGCTGTGTCCTTGAACTTGTGGTTTAGTTCGGCAAGCTGCAGACATCACCCGCAGGCGTCTGGTTATTTCTGTAAATGATGGGCGAGCAATGGGATCAGCAGCCCAGCATTGCTCCATTAGCAACTTCCACTCGGAATCACAATAGCCTGGCACAAGTGGCCTCAATGTGTTATTCACAATGCCTCCTGCAAACAAAGAAGGGGCATCCAAGTTAAGTACAATTTCTagcctttctttctctctgttcTCTTGACTCTCCATACATGAAAAATCAGCAGGTGAGCAATGAACATGTGCAAAACCAGTAGGACTAATCAATGTCATAGTTAAGAACGGGACAAATGCTCTTTGTTGATCAATAAGTTTTAACTCCCTGTGCAATCAGATTGTCTAATGGTCCCAGTGAGGAGCAGCCCTCAGTGCACATAAAgtccaaaaccaatttcagtcAAGGATGAActtgagaaaagaaagataaatcCTACACTACATTTGTTGGTGAAACACattgtttcatattttatgttttattacTTAAATTGAAGTATAATCAGTAAAATTCTAAATATATTATTCCTTAAAAGGAATCTAACTAATGTAATGTAAACACTGGTTAAAGTTGCTTTCAACATCATtccattaattatataaaggCTAAATGATAGCTCCTTTTTAGCCGTCCAATAGATCATAAAGTTTAAAATTAATCTACAATACCTTTTACTTCATTCATGATTCATCAGCCTATTCTAGTTCAATGGTTAGATTCCTTTTGTTCTATGCAAAACCAGACCATATAGAATTTCAAGATCCAACTTTATCATTAATGACTGGTTTTGTAGTGCTTAAGGTTAGCAATCTATGACAAAATTGAATATCTGTTTTCTGAAAAGATTCATTACATGAATGAACTGAAATCCCTAAACTCAACCAAATCTGACAATATGCTACTTAAAAGtaactttaaataaaataagtaaataaatgaaatcaaCAAGGGAAGGACTTGAGCATCAACTTCTTGAGAGAGTTAATTTTACGGATGCTGGTTCATTATGTTATGCAAAAATTAACAAGATACTAAATGTGCTTGAACATTGGACTGAAGCCGAGTGAGACATCATGAAGAGAGAGCCTAGTACTCACCTATGATTGCTCCATAATGCATATTGGCATAAGGCTCCTCACCAGTTAGTATCTCCCATAAGACAATACCAAAGGAGAATACATCAACCTGCCAACAGGCAAAAAGTGGCTCAATGACATGCATCAATGTACGGAAAAAGAAATTGGCTGAATGACATCAGGAATGAAAACCACAAGAATCTCTAACTTTCATGTATTCGAATactgaataatttttttctccttttggcctcagttatttttattgcttAAACTATTTTGAACAAACACGCACACAAGTACTGTATCTGCCTAAAAGGCAGACAAGAACAGATTTAAGTCATCCTCCATTGGATTTTAAACTGCATATTATCCACTTAAGTTAGTGTTTCCCGTAGAGTATATAAGTTCAACAAATAGCTGAACTATGCATTAGTAATATTCTTTTTCTACCAGTAAGCATTTAGAAATGAACTGCAGTATCCTACCTTTTCAGAAACCTTACTACTGCTACCATTAAGAAGCTCTGGAGCCATCCAGGGTAGGGTTCCCCTCACACCACCAGTAACTAAGgtgtttcttttgatttttgacaAGCCAAAATCTCCAACCTGCAAAATTCAAGAATTTTCTGCTAAATACTTGTTTGATTTAGAACATAATTACTGTtcggaaaagaagaaaaaacgaCGATAATCACCCATTTAATAAGCAAGATTCCATCTTGAATTCCTAATCAACTACAGAATCTTACAAAGACAGCAAGAATTGTACAAATACCTTGCAAATGGGTCGTAAAGGGTCTTTCAAGTTCACAAGCAAATTGTCACATTTCAAATCAAAGTGTACTATGTTTTTTGAATGCAGATATTCCATTCCAAATGCTGCATCCATAGCAATGATGAGCCGCTTACGACGATCAAGATGTCTGGACATTCACAAAACCAAAGTAAGATTAAGAAGATTGGAGAGTCTGGTACACTGCAAAGGATTGCATCTTTGACAtaactaaagaaataaatattaccTCTCCTTGCTAAGTAAAACATGCCTCAGTGAGCCATTCACCATGAACTCAGTCACGGTGGCTAGTGTTCCTCCTGGTCCATTCTGGACAACGCCATAAAAGGCAACCACATTTGGATGGTGAAGCTTCGAAAGAATTTCGGCTTCACGCCAGAACTCAACAGTctggaaacaaagaaaaaatagaagaaagaaaaagaggatcAACAGTTATTGTTATTGGTATGTCACATGATTACTGGTTAATGAGCACAACGCTGTAGGGGAAGGCTGCCCTCCAACAGCCAGCACCCAGAGGTTATCATAAATATCTGAAACAAGGACAACTCTCAGACTAGACAATGGGGCGATCACAGCCAACTAGAATTAAATTTATGGATTCTTTATTGCCTTCATTATGCATAAGATGATATTGGAGATATTCATCACCATAGACTGAAAAAATGACTCACTCCAACTCTAGCTTAGTGAATTACTGAACAAGAAAACTATCTGTTCCGACTCACCAGTCTTTCTTGCTCTGATGAGCGCCCTGTGAAACAGCTCTTTTTTATACGCTTAATGGCAACATCTGTTCCCCTCCATTTTCCATGATAAACCGTCCCAAATGTGCCAGAACCCAATTCCTTAAGCTCTTCAAGATCTTCATTCTCTATGATCTGCTTGGAAATTCATAGATGACCAACAAGATAATTAACAGATTTCACAATTTCCATTTGCATCAACTGAACAGAGGACAGATGATAatcagaaggaaaaaaatgtaTGTCTGATGCAATATGATGAATGCATTGCAAAGATGTTTCATCAATCACTTCTGATGTGCAAAAGTTTAGATCATTTCGAGACTAGTATGACAATGAAACTTGTAATGGACAAAACAAAGCCAAAATATATGACAAAGGGCACAAGTTATATTTGATATATTCTTTTAGACAGCGATTTAGATTCAAACAATTGTTAACCTAGATTTGGCAGGGTGCAAACAACGGTATGAAGAAGTTCAAAGCTAAGTTAGTAATGGCAGTGCCATTGTAGTAGAGGAATATTATACAATACATGTGATGTTTGAGGGATTGGTGGTTTCCAGATTGGGGGTTCCTATGACAACAGAACCACTAAAGAGGAACATGGGGGGACTGTCAACACGTCTAATAGGCAATCCGAAGCGGCATAATTCTATGGTGGAAAGGCAAAAAAATTGCTCCCAAATGCAACCCAAGTACTACTAAGCTTTAGTCAAACATTGCCTTGGCTTTAATTGAACAAGGATATGGGAAAAATTTATAcccaggaaaagaaaataaatgaaaaatgaatctGTATAGTTCATGGATAGGTTCCAGAGAAGAGCATTACTTTTAACTTTCCCATATTGCAAATAGAAAAAAACTGACTGTCATACCTGCAAGGTACTAATATCAAATTCTCCCCGAGAAAGATCAACAAGAGAACCTGTGTTCTGAGTATTTAGCTCGCCATCCTATAAGAAAGTGCAAATGAAAATTGGTCAGAGGCAATCAAGATGGTAATAGTGTGATTTACTAGTAAAATATGGAGCAGATAGAGATACCTCATACTCTGATTCTCGTATTCCATGATTTACCCCATCCAGCTGCTCACTCTCAATTCCCTTGGGTGGAGAGGGATTGTATTCTGAAGCTAAATTCATGGTGTTGGGACTGGCTATACCAGATGATTCTTGACGAATATCCTCATCAAAATTTATATGGGAGTCAGTGTGACCGAAAACAACTCCATCAGGCTTCAAAGGTGGATAGCTGTAGTCTACTGCAACTCCTTCTCGAAGATTGGTCAGTGGGGATGGGAAACCCAGATGGTCCTGATCCATAAGGGAAACATCTTTTCTAACAAATTCATTCTGAGCCAAATTTCGGAAATATGACCAATGCTTAGGCTCATGATTCTCCATGTTCAAGCTCAAGCCAGTTCCATCCCCAGGAAGTGGACTCATGCCAGAAAGGTCCCCTGAGATTCTAGCCTTGGAAAATATATCAGACAGGAAATCACGAGGAAATCGGTCATTAATATCAATGAGAATATCTCCCTGCTCTGGGTTGCCAACCCCAGCAGTAGACTGAACATGAGCAACACCTTTAGCTGGGTTCTCTGTCCAAGACAATGGATGCGCATGACCCTCGGCATTATTCCCTTGGTCCTTATTGGCGGCAACCTCAGTCCATTCAAATTCTGATGGAACTGAAGCAGAATCTTTAAGCTTACCAGAAGTTTCTTGACCAGCAGTTAGTTGAGTCCGCGCAGCCACTTCTTTATCATTGATAGTTGGGTCTTTGTAGTTATCTTTTAGCCGGCCCATTTCATGGCCATCCACAGAATTAACAGCTACATGTCTCAAGTCAGGAGTTTGTACCTTTGGCTCAAGCCCCTCAGGATAAGCATCAGAAttcattttgttaatattttcaGCAAATTCCttatacttttcaaattgTGCCAGTCCATCTTCAACATGCAGTAGTTTTGAAGGTAAGCCAGACTGCTCAGACTGCAAAGGAACATTTTCATCACGCAATTTATCAACAGAGTCTGCAATTGGTTGTGAGTGATCAGAACGTGCCTGACCTATCATAAACTGAGAACCAAAAGAATCACCAGATTTTGACAAACGGTTCA of Prunus dulcis chromosome 4, ALMONDv2, whole genome shotgun sequence contains these proteins:
- the LOC117623895 gene encoding uncharacterized protein LOC117623895 produces the protein MLMYHIYCFVAWLFIQVKLDHMDRNLGKGTMDQQKNYEQVRYSTVETRNEGHGSANQRFFPDPSSNINTNMRPPDYNVAVGARPVLNYSIQTGEEFALEFMRERVNPRQHLVPHASGDPNSSPNFMDLKGILGISHTGSESGSDISLLNSVEKSRGQEFERKASYAHEDKSYYDSVRLPQTSSRNDINRGLSHVSSGLSDSSVRKLKFLCSFGGKILPRPSDGRLRYVGGETRIIRVNRDIFWQDLMQKMLAIYEQTRAIKYQLPGEDLDALVSVSCDEDLQNMMEECTVLQDGGSQKPRMFLFSSLDLEDSQFGVESIDGDPEIQYVVAVNGMDLGSRKNSIALASSSGNNLEELLSLNVARENTRAVPDTAGVSTAPSAANVPSSTNQSSQSVLPGSSGAYESNSHPYQGQKMHSGEARQHPLTTFHAVESFPGKDGQTTVPSSAPLQYDFGSHPSHYATPGGNIDSMAIYGQSTQQGGLIEEQLYGGIHGQDSELPRKEVKLKRDSSAQKINEPEKIQSLEKEAPLKEARMKRESSLHKINESDKLRNLENENAVSLPPYDGSIPNYISRDEVSVANSAAETGSSLMATRSNKKLQEPRQNPITSEDVNDGKRNNEDDQFHTSSGPSNPGYGGSEVDSRYGGSEVDSMDFSYLEPPVAPQRVYHSERIPREQAELNRLSKSGDSFGSQFMIGQARSDHSQPIADSVDKLRDENVPLQSEQSGLPSKLLHVEDGLAQFEKYKEFAENINKMNSDAYPEGLEPKVQTPDLRHVAVNSVDGHEMGRLKDNYKDPTINDKEVAARTQLTAGQETSGKLKDSASVPSEFEWTEVAANKDQGNNAEGHAHPLSWTENPAKGVAHVQSTAGVGNPEQGDILIDINDRFPRDFLSDIFSKARISGDLSGMSPLPGDGTGLSLNMENHEPKHWSYFRNLAQNEFVRKDVSLMDQDHLGFPSPLTNLREGVAVDYSYPPLKPDGVVFGHTDSHINFDEDIRQESSGIASPNTMNLASEYNPSPPKGIESEQLDGVNHGIRESEYEDGELNTQNTGSLVDLSRGEFDISTLQIIENEDLEELKELGSGTFGTVYHGKWRGTDVAIKRIKKSCFTGRSSEQERLTVEFWREAEILSKLHHPNVVAFYGVVQNGPGGTLATVTEFMVNGSLRHVLLSKERHLDRRKRLIIAMDAAFGMEYLHSKNIVHFDLKCDNLLVNLKDPLRPICKVGDFGLSKIKRNTLVTGGVRGTLPWMAPELLNGSSSKVSEKVDVFSFGIVLWEILTGEEPYANMHYGAIIGGIVNNTLRPLVPGYCDSEWKLLMEQCWAADPIARPSFTEITRRLRVMSAACRTKPQVQGHSQVPK